CTGGGAAACCGGATGCACCGAGCCCTGCATTTCCGGGCGTACCGGCAATGTCACGTCGACGAACTCCGTCGCCAGGCGGGCTTCAAGGCCGGCTTCCTTCAACGAGGCTGAGCGGGACGCGATTGCTGCGGCCACCTTGTCCTTGAGCGCGTTCAGGGCCTGGCCTGCCTGTTTGCGCTCGTCAGGTGACATGGCGCCAAGCGTTTTCATGCGCTCGGATATGGCGCCCTTCTTGCCCAGCGCCGACACTCGCACGGTGTCCAGCGTTGCCTCGTCGTGCGCAGCCTCAACGGCGCCCACTAATTGGCTTTCCAGTTCTGCCAGTTCGGTCATGGTGAAACCCATTGGTCATTTTCAGAAACAACAAAGCCGGACTTATCGCGCAATACTCTTGCGACAACAATGCCCGGCTTCAACTCGGTGTGTGTGTAGTCAGATAGCAGCGTTAAGACTTACAGCGCAGCTTTTGCCTTTTCGACCAACGCCTTGAATGCGTCTGGTTCGCGTACGGCAATATCGGACAGGACTTTACGGTCGACTTCGACACCGGCTTTGCCGAGGCCCTCGATAAATCGGCCATAGGTCATGCCCAGTTCACGGCATGCAGCGTTGATGCGCTGGATCCACAATGAACGGAAATTACGCTTCTTGCGACGCCTGTCGCGATAAGCGTACTGACCTGCCTTTTCCACGGCCTGGACGGCAGCGCGGAACACATTTTTGCGGCGGCCGTAATAACCTTTGGCTGCCTTGACGACTTTGCGGTGACGCGCATGAGCGGTCACACCACGTTTAACTCGTGCCATTTTGGGGTAACTCCTTGCGTACCGTTAGCGGTTGGGCATAAAGCCCTTGATGATCCTTGCGTCCGACTCCGTGAGGATTGTCGTCCCGCGCTGATTGCGGATGAACTTGTTCGACCGCTTGATCATGCCATGGCGCTTACCGGCCTGAGCCGATTTCACCTTGCCGCTTGCGGTGAAGCTGAAACGCTTCTTGCAAGACGCTTTCGTCTTCATTTTGGGCATTTTGCTGTCTCCATTTTGCTCACGACAATGTTCATCCGGTTCGCAAACCCAAGCTGAGCGCGCACTTCATGCGCTGGCCGATCGGCCTTGCCCTGCTTCGCTCGCGACGTGATGAGCCTGTCGTTTGAGCCTGTTTTTAAGCATTTAAACCGCCACGGCAGCCCACACTGGCCGGGCGGTTCGTTCAAACGAGGTGGCTTATAACCGCGATGGAGCCACTTGGCAACACCTTCGGCCGCCTGCGCAAGCAGCCTGGTTTGTTTTGTTCCGCTCACGCAAGCAGCCTTCGGCTGCGCTCCGCCAGGGCGGGCCTGACCGGCCCGAGGCCCGGTCGGGCCTAGTTGGGGTTCAACATCTAGGTAGGTGCAAGTGGTTACTCATTATTCCGGTCGAACAGCTTTACTCAGCACTGCGTGCTTCGCGCCGTTCTCCGACCCCGAACAATAGTAGTGATGAGCTCCAATCCGAAGCACGCAAGTGCTGAGGCAAGGCCGACCGGCCGTCGCACGAAGTGCGCCCTAGCGGAGCGCAGCCGAAGGCTGCTTGCGTGAGCGATATCAAAGCATTTCCGGTTCACGACCCACGCGCCTCGCGAGAGGTGCAACCGTCAGTCCCTGTACAATGATCGAGAACAGCACGACCAGGTAGGTCGCGGTCAGGATTTCAGGTTTCCATTCGCTGGCCGGCAGTGAAAGCGCCAGGGCCACCGAGATGCCTCCCTTCAGGCCACCCCAGGTCATGATCGGCACCACACCTTTCGAATACCCCCTGAACGGCGATACAACCGCTATGGGGATGGCCACGGCGACAAGTCGGCCGACAAGCGCCAGTCCGATGGCCGCCAGCCCGGTCGTCATGGTGTCCCAGTTGAATGTAATGGCAAAAATCTCCACCCCGATAAGCAGGAACAGCACTGCATTGAGCATTTCGTCAATCAGGGTCCAGAATGCGTTCAGGTGTTGCCGGGTTTGTTCCGACATGCCGTATTTGACGCCGGTATTGCCGATAAACAACCCGGCCACCACCGCCATGATCGGACCCGATACGTGCAGTGCGACGGCCAGTTCATAACCGCCAAACGCCAGGCCGAGTGACAGCAGTATTTCCAGCGGGTAATCATCAATGCGCTTCATCACCTGAAACACACACCAGCCAAGCACCGCACCCAGGAGCACGCCACCGAGCACTTCCTTGGCAAAGAAGCCCGCCACGCCGGTAATGCTTGCATCTGCGTGTACGCCTGCCACCGGAAACGCCAGCCCGGCGAGCAGCAAAAACGCAACGTAGCCGACACCGTCGTTGAACAGGCTCTCGCCGGCAATCTTGGTTTCAAGGGATTTGGGCAGCTCGGCCTGCCGCAGAACACCGAGAACCGCGACCGGATCCGTGGGCGAAATCAGCGCGCCAAACACCAGGGCCGCCAATAGCGGCATGGCGGTAAGCCAGTAAAAGCCAACCCCGACGACGAGGGTTGAAAGGGCAACCCCCAATGTCGCCATCAAGACGATCACCCATGCTTCATTGCGCAGATCGTCAATGTTAACGTGCAGGGCGCCTGCAAACAGCAAGAGACCCAGCATGCCTTCCAGCAGGGCTTGCGAAAATTCGATTTCCGCCACAAAGGCGGTGATGGCCTCGGCAATGCTGAGAACCGGAAACAAGGCTTCCAGGCCAAGCACCGACAACGATGCCAGAAACGCCACGACCAGAATACCGATGGCTGACGGTAGTTTGAAGAACAGGTAATTGATGGCCCCAAAGGCACCGGCAAAGACAATCAACAGTGCCGTGATCTGCAAGGTATTCATGTTTGTGGCGCCCCTGTTACCGAAAATCCGGTCGAACCGGATGAAATGACCATTTCACAGCTACAACAACCACAATGCAGAAGGAAACCCTGCCGGTCCACCCGGCCGGAATAACAAACGCCGCCGGATCACTCCGGCGGCGTTGCCAAACGTTCAGTTGCAACCGGGCTAGCAGTCACGGTTCTCGACACATCTGTACCACCTGCGGGTTTCCCAGCCATGGCGACGCGCGCAGCGCCGCTCGATACGGCGACATGCCCTGTATTCCTCGCGCTCGCGTGCCGCGGCTGCCACAGCGCCAATGGCTATCGCGCCTGCCGTCAGCCCCAGGCCGATGCCCAGATTGCGCCTTCTGTTGCGCTTGCGCCGGTTGCGCCGGATGCGGTTGCGCGCCCTGCGCTGCTTCTTTGCAACCTTGTAGCTGCCGTCCGCTGCAGGTGCCGCAATTGGTGCCTTCACGGCAACTCCCGGCGCTATGGCTGCCGCAGATGCGATCTGCGAGCCGGCCATCAGCATCAGCGCTGTCGCTGAGACGGCAAACAATTTCCTGACCAATTTCAGACTCCTGTCCTTAGATTGTATCTATTGCACATGGCGGGCTGTGAACATCACGTCCAAGCACCTGCCAG
Above is a window of Anderseniella sp. Alg231-50 DNA encoding:
- the rplT gene encoding 50S ribosomal protein L20; translation: MARVKRGVTAHARHRKVVKAAKGYYGRRKNVFRAAVQAVEKAGQYAYRDRRRKKRNFRSLWIQRINAACRELGMTYGRFIEGLGKAGVEVDRKVLSDIAVREPDAFKALVEKAKAAL
- the rpmI gene encoding 50S ribosomal protein L35; the encoded protein is MPKMKTKASCKKRFSFTASGKVKSAQAGKRHGMIKRSNKFIRNQRGTTILTESDARIIKGFMPNR
- a CDS encoding cation:proton antiporter domain-containing protein, translated to MNTLQITALLIVFAGAFGAINYLFFKLPSAIGILVVAFLASLSVLGLEALFPVLSIAEAITAFVAEIEFSQALLEGMLGLLLFAGALHVNIDDLRNEAWVIVLMATLGVALSTLVVGVGFYWLTAMPLLAALVFGALISPTDPVAVLGVLRQAELPKSLETKIAGESLFNDGVGYVAFLLLAGLAFPVAGVHADASITGVAGFFAKEVLGGVLLGAVLGWCVFQVMKRIDDYPLEILLSLGLAFGGYELAVALHVSGPIMAVVAGLFIGNTGVKYGMSEQTRQHLNAFWTLIDEMLNAVLFLLIGVEIFAITFNWDTMTTGLAAIGLALVGRLVAVAIPIAVVSPFRGYSKGVVPIMTWGGLKGGISVALALSLPASEWKPEILTATYLVVLFSIIVQGLTVAPLARRVGREPEML